Within the Papaver somniferum cultivar HN1 unplaced genomic scaffold, ASM357369v1 unplaced-scaffold_132, whole genome shotgun sequence genome, the region GGTTTTTACAGTTTCCTGTAAGGGCCTGTTTTGcccatttcttttaatttttagATATTTAGAGGTTTTGTCTGCCTTTATTTTGAACGCGTAATTGGgggatacttatattaattgggggcagaggaaaaagacaaaaacgggcCTGTTTTGcccatgtattttaactaattcctaatgtactcctcactaatcatgttcagtggttaaatataattaggtaagttaatagattagtttgatgATCATTAGcataaatcattatcattgaatttgttgatgcaacaacattaaatcaagatatttatgatcatgaaagttccggtgaagaaccaacccagaaAAGTAAACTAACTGAATATACAAGTGCTCCAATtagtattgaaatttgattttttttcatcgaATCCGCCATTGTTACGCCTGAAAAACTCTGTGTCGGgatggtaaaagtatgaataccatgtcggaagggaccaaatcggcatggtattcatactttcaccatgccgATACACAATATCCTCCAATTTTGAAATCTTAAGTACCCCGCCGACAGAGAAAGTTCATTATCGAGTGTACCGTGCCGGtttgaggacaaaaacatacagaaaatctgtctgaaatagcaagtatcggcatggtattcatcctgaaaaaccatgccggcaccaGTATTGGCATGATATTCATCctgaaaaaccatgccggcacaaAAAACAGTATGGTATTCATCATGAAAACAAGCCAAGAGCGGattaaaactgaaactgaaaagtttcagtttatgattctaacccaaacgaagtttttaaacaacaacaacactttaaaCATGATTGGGTATCATGTACCTTCTCAATGaagcaatttcttcttcttcttgctcaacaacaattcaatttaacatatctttaagaacttgttaggatttgagtttgatttttagttttaaattttaatttagatggaagggtattttagtattttcgtcCCAAAAAAACACACCTCTTAGCGGACACTATTGGATGGggttagtaattcatatcccccaattaatataagtatccaccaattgcgcgttctttattttctctaaacGGTCTGGGACCTTTGGGCCCCTTGGGTAATTACTTGTAATGACTGTTTTTGGCTTTAATATTATGACTtagctaaaaataaataaataaataataataataataataattggctCATTGCTAAAACCCGTGGATTTGGTGCCACCACATCTACTCCATCTATACGGCGGATGCTAGATTTCCATCGGCGTCCAACCCATCACCCACAAATTTCATATCTGCAGGTGGGCGGATAGTACGGTCTGAACGTAATTGAAATTagtatttatttctttttttagtaaaagaaaatagataatgaaaaaCTAACTCAGTTTTACAACTTAAAATATTCTGATTTAAAGAGAATTAGCAGGCTATTACAGCATATGCTATATACAATGTCTTTCCATCGACTAAAAGTAAAAGGTTCTCGAATATAAAAGAATATGAATTTATGTTTGAGGGAAGATCCCTTCACACTTTTgttctcacactatctcacatttAAATGTGCTTCTTTGCGAATCAAAACCAAATGGTATCgtttttgaagctaatatttcggGGATATGTTCCTCTTGCAAAGTTCTACATCCCTGCAAAAATTGAATGCATTCCGAGACGTATAATATCATCATCTATGACTTTGAAAATGAGCCGTTGAAAGAAAATTGAATTTTAACCgttgaaattaagattggtagatgATGTGGTTTAGTATTTCAGAATACGCTCATTTTTGGCAGGAACGTAGAACTTCGTATGAGGAATATATGCCTAGGATAGTAGCTTCAAATATGTTATTATTTGGATTTTATTCGTAAAAATGACATACAATGTGTCAGATAATGTgaaaatatttatattttaaaaaaattgaaGATACTCGAAGATATGGAGCTTTTGACGTACTTTAAGTCGTTGAAGACAAGTCACAAGTGCGTCAGTAAAAAGCTATGAATAACTAGGTAATAAATTGTAACTTTCAGACCAACAACTATCTATGGGAGGTAGGGGAATAAATTCCCATTAGGGAAGATTGGATCCCCCAATTTTACCAATTTCTTCTATGAAATAGAGCTGAGTTTGGGTCTTGTTGACGGAGTGGCGGTTGGATTAGCACTGGGGCTAGTCCAACATGTTAGGTCTTCTCAGGGGGTGCCTAGCTGTGCCgtagtaaaaaaaaaagttgtgactCTCTGACATGAGCCATTGATTTTGTTTCAATCTCCTAGAATATCTACATGTGATTGTAAGAGAAAGCACTATGGTacggactctaaaacagtatttttctttcaaaacGAAAGACCATGATTTGGATGGGCTGATACCAGCATTATTAGAACTAATACTGTTTTAGCCGATCTAACAATTATGATCGCTTAAGATGTTTTTGTCCTATATAAAATGGTATCATCCCCTAGTAATGCTGGTATCAACCCATATAAATCATGCAAAAGAGAGTCTAGCTGAAGGAGTGTAAAGTCTACTGTGGGATAGAGGGATAATAGACTACGACAAACTTTTTGGCTTAGTTTCATAAGGCAACCGTTTACCATTTTTTTCATAAGgcgatcttgtttttttttttttttttttttttttttaatttcatgagGCAAACTGtttgcctttttttattttagtttgatAAGGcaatcaatttattttttttcgttCTAGTTAAATAAGGCGAATTGTTTgccgttttttttttcattttaatttcatGAGGCAAACAATTgtcaatttttttcattttagtttatAAGGCAGTCTGTTTGtcgtttttctttctattttagtTTCATAAGACAAACTGTTTGCCATGTAGTGAAGACTTTCACTCACTTCTTCAACTGAAAGAGAAGGTGATTGAGATTGGGATGAAAGAGAGTTTCCCTCCACCCATAATAAGACCAAATTTGATCAAATCTTTCATTTTGAAAGATACTGTTAACCCTCATAGTCCTTGCTCTAAGGATTTCAGGAAGGAGAAATTTGGGCTCAAAGCCGAAAATGAATTTATCTTCTGTTTTTAATCCTGCCTCCTTGCCACGTATATGAATTTTTagtcaaaaagaaaaacaaacaaaataaaaagaaaaatcgtGCGCACAATATACTATTATCATCGACTCGTTACGATATTAAGTACAAGTGGTATATATCCCATAAAACATCCCCAAAAACCGTTATCTGAATATCATTGGAAATATGTTCGAACTTATGTAAGACACGTGGATTTTTTATTTCTGCCCCACTCAGAAAGCAACATGTTGGTTTCGCAAAACCGAACGGTACATATAAAGGAAAGCATAAAACGAGGATTTCAGCTGTTGCGCATCCGAAGTGAAGTGCTTCTTTCTCTGCAACAAGTAAGAAGGTATTGTCTCTCCCAACCTCTTCGCTCTGTCAATTTATTTTCCATGACTATCTCTTTCATCTTTGCAATTTGATTTCCCTGAAAATGGGTTTCTGGTTTTGCATGGATTTCCTTCATTAGAGGTAAGAAACTTCCCTACCTCATGGTGAATTCGTCCTCTTTGATTGAAATTGCTGATTAGGGTGTGTAAATTGGATTGCAATATATAGTTATATATCTTAAGGTGTCTATGAATGATTAATGATCATCAAGTTAAAGTTATTGATTAGGAATTTAGGTTTAATATTTGGATGCCCTTAAGCTAATTGTTAAAATGTCTGTTAGAATCTCATTGAAGATTTTATAAAAGCAAAACAGTGCTCATGAGATACTTCTTGGATTGAATTCAATTTAGTACGTGATAATATAAATTTAGTACGGGTACGGGTTGTGATAATCAGTACGGGTACTGGTTGTGATAATATAATTGTAGTGGGATGGTATATTTTGGCTTCTACCGTTACTAGTAGTAGACTAGTAGTGGTAATGTTGCTGTGAATCAATATTAAGGGATAGTAGTATGTGATATACTAGGCGGAATCCCTGTTAAATCACCTATAGTGAACGTTATTCATTGAAACATCTATAGAAAAAGGCAAACTCTTTCAATTGCCAAGGTAAACAAGTTTGATTTTTCTGTTGGATATAGTAATATTTTTGTTTGCTAATTCCTTATCCAGGCCTGTGTGTATGCTTTATATGTTGTCAATTAATGTTTTCATGTACAATAATTTGTTCTATAGAATTTCTGATACATTGTGGGTTCAGCTGTATAAGTTAGTAGCTTAGAGGCCTGTCGAGCGATAACAATAGTCTTCTCCTTCGTTTACTTGCTCATTTCCTCCCCTAGAACCTCACTGTATTCTTCTGGGTGACTTAAACTACAGGTGTCTAGTTTGCTCCTATTGCTGCCCGCTTTGGTATAGGCTGTATTAGATTAATCTCAATTCATCTAGCTGATGGTTCCATAACGGCAGAAAGTAGGTAGGTTTCTTATTTGTTCATCTTGTGATGCACAAAGGGGATTCTAGTTGTCTTGGTGAGAAAATCGCTAATGCGCAACTATGTTCTATTACCATTGTCATGATTGTTGGCTTTCTGTCGGGGTTATGTCAAGATCCCCATTTCAGCTGGTTTTTATAACTAGGTGTTTAATTCGTGATTTTATTATCATGGCTTTTCCCCACTGAAATCCTGGATTATGctcagctagctagctagctttaCCTCCAGAGTCATCCAAAGGAATTTCTGCCTCTTAAAGTTTGTTGAGATAAAGAAGAAACATTATTTTTTTGTCATTTACTTAATCTTACTTTTAAACTTTGGGATATAACTCTTAAAGTAAGAACTTCTACCATAAATAGTGTGGAATATCAAATGTCTACTAATCATACGTCGTACaaatgtagttttaaattttcacTATTTGATCTGTTATTATGCAAACTTTTTGATGAGCTTTTGTGTTTTTCTCCAGGAACAAGAGACCGGAATTTAGTACGTGAAAGAGGTATTTTCTAAAGCTTACAGGAAAAGAACATTACCTTTTATCTACTATTGTGATTCATTACTTGCCTTACCTAGTTACCTTAACATCATATGCACTGTTACGGATAAAGTTTTCGTGACAAGATTTAGTTGTGTGTGCATTTCTTAACTTGTTTTTGCATTTAGCCTTTATTTCTCCTCATTGCTTATTCTCATTTTCAGTCGGTTTATATTCACATGAAGTTAcagtcttaaaaaaaaaaaaaaaaggcagaCCAAATATATTATTGCAGTTGTCTTTTGTACTTAGTTCGGCGCCATCCTAAACATCCCGTCGATTACCTGATGCCGGAGTAAATACTCAAATACACAAGTAAAGAACTTTGTTAGAGCaccgcaaaaaaataaataagatccTTGGAAATCTCTGCTACGTTTTTATCAGGTGATGATGactttaattttgtttttattgattGGTGTGATTTATTGATTATTAGTTAGTGATAATGGAGGAGCAATTCATACTAAGAGTTCCACCATCCGTGGCTGAGAAAATCGAACTTCTATTCAATGAGAATTCTGCTTCTACTTCTGAAGATAAAGCCTCCTCCTTGGATATATCATTTTTAGGTACATCCTCTCTTAATTGATTTATTTTAGATTCTAGACTTGGGTGATACTGGTATTTGGTGAGCTAACTGTGAGATTTTTGGTTCAAACGTTGAATAAATTTCAAAAGGGAATTCTATGTGCCTGTGGCTAAGTGGAGCATGTATCTGAACCACACATATATCGAACTGAAAGCACGAGGACTTTTAAGTCACTCGTTTGGATGACTATTAGAAAAGGCTTCTCTGCTAATAGTTGCAGCTTACTTATGCTGGTGCGTCAAGAGCATAGATGTTGTATCTGTTAGTATAATGTTGACTGAAGTTGGGGGTTTCTGAAGAATCTGTTTGCTTGCAAATGTTCTATGGTAGTCTTAGCTATATATGTCATTGTAGCTATTAGTAGTAACCTGTTATTCTGCTCAAGATATTCATCCGACGTTGTCAGTAGCTGGCTTTTTAAGAAAAGCTATTTCAGTTATTTTATAATTGTGGATTGGACTGGAATGATTATCATATATGTTTGAATGCATTGCTTGAGTTGCTTCTCATTTTCTCATAGTTAATTTAATATTATATCTCTGACACCATCTGACAATTAAAATCGGCAGTAATCATCTTATTGTAATTCTGGGTGATTGGGGAGATAGAAATAGTAACTGCTGCGAGGGTTGCCGATGTTTGGCCTAATTCCGAGCAACAATGCAGTGAGTTGGAAGAAATTTTGATGAATTTGGTAGAAATTCTATTGACTAACTAGTTAATTCCTTTTTGCTGAGGGGATAATATTTAGTGACTGACAGGCGTCACTTGTAGTCACCACAAAAGGGCCTTCGACGTCATCCAGTTACTTCTTTAATGTCTTTGTACATTTGTGGTTCATTTAAATTCTGACTTCTATTCTGTGTTACTGTCACCCATCCACTCAATATCTCTTAGTGGCTGTCTTCTTTTACATTATGTTGTCGTTGCCATTGCTGGGTTTGAAAAGTTATTGAGTTTGAAGATTCTAACGAACACCTTCATTTGTAGAGGATGGAAGGACTGGTACATTTGCTATTGGTGACGAACGTTTTCCTGCCTCACTCTTGGATCTTCCCGGCGTTGTTGAGTCGTACAAGACTTATGATGATACTAATCTAGTCAAGACTGCTGACATTGGTCAGGTAATACCAATTGCATTTGCTCACGTATCGTTATGGTGGCAGAGTCATtggtttcttttataatataaagTTGACCTGCAACAGATAATTATGGTTAGAGAAGAGGGAGACCATTCTCCAGATGGGGTGGAGTATAGACATGGGCTCACCCCTCCAATGAGGGATGCTCGGAGGAGAAGATTTCGCAGGGAACCTGATCTAAATGTGAGCGACAATCTCATGACTTACTAATTCCAACTTTGCTCCGACTTTTGAAGTGTCTCCCTCTGCAACTTGTGATGTGTAATTATCACTAATGTTGTTTAATTTTGCAGCCTGAGCTTGTCCAGAGGGTAGAGAAAGATCTGTTGAACATTATGGCTGGTGGAACAGCTGGGAATATCGATATCCTTTTCTTACATTTTTGGTTGTACTTCTATTGCATTTCTGGTTATCAAAAAGATTCTCGCGTGAACGGTTCTTGGAGTTTGCTTAGATTAAAACTCTAGCGGTGTACGCAGATTGAACATGCAGCTAATTTCATGCGTCTTTTTGGTATTGATTGTGACTTATTCCTTGACCTCTAAAGTATTTTCACATGTGGAGCAAGAGGATGGTGGGGATGGAAATGCACGTGGAGCAGATCGTGGAAAAGCTGCTGCTCCTCCACCcggaacaacagcagcagcagcagtaaaaCCGCCAGAGAAGGAGGAGGATCAaaagatcaaggaaaatgatcGAGAGCCAAATAGGAGCGACGACAgtgaagaagatgatgacgaCTCGGATGATTCGTTGTGATTAACTTTCCGAGGTACTGGGGGTACATAACAGTTACTCTGCATGTAACATATTACAGTAGCCCAATGGCTAATGTTGGGCAAGAGAAATGATTGGGCCACTAGCTAAAATTATTCTGTAATCATGATCTAGTGTATTTTAGGCATTATGGCAAACTCCTAAGTCCTATCTCAATCAATTATTGATTAGTTTTGAATTAGTAGCTAGTGTTGTCatgttaatcttgcaactatACGGTGGGCGGCTGGGCGCTGTGCAACTACTCCGTACATGTTCAGCCTATATCATCATTGATGTCCTGCACTCTCATAATGAGGTGAATCATACATAAACAGTAACGTACACATATACATTAATCTTCGCTGTCCAATCAAGTACGTCAGACACACCACGTCAGACACACCATTAATCTATATAGTCGGTGCAATATATATTGAGCCGTATAGACGCATCATGGCATGGGAACAGAATCAATAGAAATACGAAGCGATAAGATGAAAGAAAAATGGTATTCCCCCATGAGA harbors:
- the LOC113333242 gene encoding transcription initiation factor TFIID subunit 7-like — encoded protein: MEEQFILRVPPSVAEKIELLFNENSASTSEDKASSLDISFLEDGRTGTFAIGDERFPASLLDLPGVVESYKTYDDTNLVKTADIGQIIMVREEGDHSPDGVEYRHGLTPPMRDARRRRFRREPDLNPELVQRVEKDLLNIMAGGTAGNIDVEQEDGGDGNARGADRGKAAAPPPGTTAAAAVKPPEKEEDQKIKENDREPNRSDDSEEDDDDSDDSL